In the genome of Ancylomarina subtilis, one region contains:
- a CDS encoding ASCH domain-containing protein — MTRIHFHESFYDIIQQGEKTQTARIEEPHYPLGKAMADFSDGRSLPIEIVEISYLTINEMSLDQVRKDGFKTKDELWDALLGFYPHLQENDPLMLVEFRCIMN; from the coding sequence ATGACAAGAATACATTTTCACGAAAGCTTTTACGACATAATTCAGCAGGGGGAGAAGACTCAAACGGCTCGTATTGAGGAGCCACACTATCCTTTGGGTAAAGCAATGGCTGACTTTTCAGACGGGAGAAGTTTGCCTATTGAGATTGTTGAAATCTCGTATCTAACTATTAATGAGATGAGTTTGGATCAAGTACGAAAGGATGGCTTTAAGACCAAAGATGAATTATGGGATGCTTTGCTTGGTTTTTACCCTCATTTACAAGAAAATGATCCGTTGATGTTAGTGGAATTTAGATGCATTATGAATTAA
- a CDS encoding iron-containing alcohol dehydrogenase, whose product MNNFDFYNPVKILFGKGKISELKKHIPAKANVLVTFGGGSIKKNGVYDQVMAALEGYNVKEFGGIEPNPHFETLMKAVEVVKAEKIDFLLAVGGGSVLDGTKFIAAASCYKGEDAWDILAKRARIESAIDLGAVLTLAATGSEMNSGGVITKVATKEKLAFGSPLLFPKFSILDPEVTYSLPKRQISNGIADAFVHVMEQYLTYPVNSPVQDRFAEGLLMTLIEEGTKAYNSETPNYDEYANVMWAATMALNGLIGAGVQSDWATHMMGHELTAFHGIDHAVTLAIVLPGLMTHLKDKRSVKLLQYAERVWNITEGSEEERKAMAIVKTEDFFNRIGIQTRLSQHNVGKDTIDTIIKRFTDRQLPSIGMLPDVKIEDAEKILLDRL is encoded by the coding sequence ATGAATAATTTCGATTTTTACAATCCCGTTAAGATTCTTTTTGGAAAAGGGAAAATTTCAGAATTAAAGAAACATATCCCCGCAAAAGCTAATGTTTTAGTCACTTTTGGAGGAGGAAGCATCAAGAAAAATGGTGTTTACGATCAGGTGATGGCTGCTTTGGAAGGCTATAATGTAAAAGAGTTTGGAGGCATTGAGCCCAATCCGCATTTTGAAACTCTGATGAAAGCTGTTGAAGTCGTAAAAGCCGAAAAGATTGACTTTTTATTAGCCGTTGGTGGCGGTTCGGTTCTTGACGGGACGAAATTTATAGCTGCGGCATCATGTTATAAAGGCGAAGATGCCTGGGATATTTTGGCAAAGCGAGCACGTATTGAGTCAGCAATTGATTTGGGTGCTGTTTTAACGCTTGCAGCGACGGGTTCTGAAATGAATAGCGGTGGGGTTATTACAAAAGTGGCTACCAAAGAGAAGCTTGCTTTTGGTTCGCCTTTATTGTTCCCAAAATTTTCAATTTTAGATCCGGAGGTGACCTATTCGCTTCCAAAGAGACAAATTTCGAATGGAATTGCTGATGCCTTTGTTCACGTGATGGAACAATATCTGACTTATCCGGTGAATTCACCCGTTCAGGATCGTTTTGCAGAGGGTTTATTGATGACTTTAATTGAAGAAGGCACAAAGGCTTACAATTCTGAAACGCCAAATTATGACGAGTATGCCAATGTGATGTGGGCTGCAACAATGGCTCTGAATGGATTGATTGGTGCCGGCGTACAAAGCGACTGGGCAACTCATATGATGGGGCACGAGTTGACTGCTTTTCATGGTATTGATCACGCGGTCACTTTAGCTATTGTTCTTCCTGGATTGATGACTCATCTGAAGGATAAACGAAGCGTAAAGCTATTGCAATATGCTGAGAGAGTCTGGAATATTACCGAAGGAAGTGAGGAGGAGAGAAAAGCAATGGCCATCGTGAAAACGGAGGACTTTTTCAATCGAATTGGTATTCAAACTCGTTTGAGTCAGCACAATGTAGGAAAGGATACCATTGATACCATTATCAAACGATTTACAGACAGGCAACTGCCTTCTATTGGCATGCTACCTGATGTGAAAATTGAAGATGCAGAAAAGATTTTGCTAGATAGATTATAA
- the carB gene encoding carbamoyl-phosphate synthase (glutamine-hydrolyzing) large subunit, which yields MTHNIKKVLVLGSGALKIGEAGEFDYSGSQALKAMKEEGIKTVLINPNIATVQTSKGIADEIYFLPVTPYFVEQVILKEKPDGILLAFGGQTALNCGIELFNAGTLKKYNLKVLGTPIETIIKTEDREIFANELRKIDVKTPKSMAVESIDDALAAAGELGFPIIVRAAFTLGGQGSGFCNNMDELRTLAENALSYSSQILVEESLKGWKEVEYEVVRDAYDNCITVCNMENFDPLGIHTGESIVIAPSQTLTNSEYHKLRSLALKIIRHMGVVGECNVQYALDPNSEDYRVIEVNARLSRSSALASKATGYPLAFVAAKLGLGYALQDLKNAVTKTTTACFEPALDYVVCKIPRWDLNKFEGVTKEIGSSMKSVGEVMAIGRNFEEAIQKGLRMIGQGMHGFVGNPHSKFEDVDQELSNPTDMRIFAIAQAFEKGYSVNQIHDLTAIDKWFLSKLENISKLKWELKKFNQVDALDTTLFRKAKVYGFSDFQIARFVLKPKDGNMETELLQVRNARKKLGIVPVVKQIDTLAAEYPAQTNYLYLTYSGSENDLVYEIDNKSVIVLGSGAYRIGSSVEFDWCSVNALNGVKKEGYRSVMINYNPETVSTDYDVCDRLYFDELSFERVLDIIELEQPKGVVVSVGGQIPNNLSMRLHKADVEVLGTSPESIDRAENRKTFSAMLDDLKIDQPRWEELTSIKAIHSFIDEVGFPVLIRPSYVLSGAAMNVVSNKNELEHFLNLAKQVSKQYPVVVSEFIQQAKEIEFDGVAKDGEVLIDAISEHVEFAGVHSGDATLVFPPQKLYFETIRRIRKIAKEIAKSLNITGPFNMQLLAKDNDIKVIECNLRASRSFPFVSKVMDYNFVELAMKAMLNGTIPTQMPSMFELENIGVKASQFSFSRLSKADPVLGVDMASTGEVGCIGPDYYDAILKSMLSVGYRIPKKAVLISSGPIRSKIELLQSTLMLQDKGYKIYGTRGTAKFLSENDVEIEAVAWPDEKGEKTALDLIRNKEVDFVINIPKNLSEDELYNDYQIRRAAIDLNVPLVTNARLASAFIYSFCKKSRETLDINTYSHYLS from the coding sequence ATGACTCATAATATAAAGAAAGTATTGGTATTAGGTTCAGGAGCGCTTAAGATTGGTGAAGCGGGTGAATTTGATTATTCTGGATCTCAGGCTTTAAAAGCCATGAAAGAGGAGGGTATTAAAACGGTTTTGATTAATCCCAATATCGCAACAGTACAGACATCCAAAGGGATTGCAGATGAAATTTATTTTTTACCTGTGACCCCTTATTTTGTCGAACAAGTGATTCTTAAAGAAAAGCCCGATGGTATTCTTTTAGCTTTTGGAGGGCAAACGGCCTTGAATTGCGGGATTGAGCTTTTTAATGCCGGAACACTTAAGAAATATAACCTGAAGGTTTTAGGTACGCCTATCGAAACAATCATCAAAACAGAAGATAGAGAGATATTTGCCAATGAACTTCGCAAAATTGATGTGAAAACGCCAAAGAGCATGGCTGTAGAATCGATTGACGATGCTTTAGCTGCGGCAGGAGAGTTGGGTTTTCCGATTATTGTCCGTGCTGCCTTTACCCTTGGAGGTCAAGGTTCCGGATTCTGCAACAATATGGATGAATTGAGAACTCTGGCAGAAAATGCCTTATCCTATTCGTCCCAGATTTTGGTCGAAGAATCCCTGAAGGGATGGAAAGAGGTTGAGTATGAAGTGGTCCGTGACGCTTACGACAATTGCATTACCGTTTGTAATATGGAAAACTTCGATCCGCTTGGAATTCATACCGGCGAGAGTATTGTAATTGCACCATCACAGACGCTAACCAACTCAGAATATCACAAGCTCAGATCACTTGCCCTGAAAATCATTCGTCATATGGGTGTGGTTGGAGAATGTAATGTGCAGTATGCTTTGGATCCAAATTCCGAGGATTATCGTGTGATCGAGGTAAATGCTCGTTTGTCACGTTCTTCTGCATTAGCTTCAAAGGCAACGGGTTATCCTTTAGCCTTTGTAGCGGCAAAACTGGGCTTGGGTTATGCACTTCAGGATTTGAAGAATGCGGTGACAAAGACCACAACGGCTTGTTTTGAGCCTGCTCTTGACTATGTGGTGTGTAAAATCCCTCGTTGGGATTTAAATAAGTTCGAAGGGGTAACCAAGGAAATTGGTTCCAGTATGAAATCGGTGGGCGAAGTGATGGCTATTGGTCGAAACTTTGAAGAGGCCATTCAGAAAGGGCTTAGAATGATCGGACAGGGCATGCATGGTTTCGTTGGTAATCCACACTCAAAGTTTGAAGATGTGGATCAGGAACTCTCTAATCCAACGGATATGCGAATTTTTGCTATCGCACAGGCTTTTGAGAAGGGCTACTCTGTCAATCAAATTCACGATTTAACAGCGATTGATAAATGGTTCTTAAGCAAATTGGAGAATATCAGCAAGCTAAAATGGGAGCTTAAAAAGTTTAATCAAGTCGATGCTTTAGATACGACTCTCTTCAGAAAAGCTAAGGTCTATGGTTTCTCAGATTTTCAGATCGCACGTTTTGTTTTAAAACCGAAAGATGGCAATATGGAAACTGAGCTTTTACAGGTGAGAAATGCCCGTAAAAAACTCGGTATTGTTCCGGTTGTGAAGCAAATTGACACGCTTGCTGCTGAATATCCAGCTCAAACCAATTATCTTTATTTGACTTATAGTGGAAGTGAAAATGACTTGGTTTATGAGATTGACAATAAGTCTGTTATCGTTTTAGGATCGGGTGCTTATCGTATTGGTTCCAGTGTGGAATTCGATTGGTGTAGTGTGAATGCTTTGAATGGTGTGAAGAAAGAAGGCTACCGATCCGTCATGATCAACTACAATCCTGAAACGGTTAGTACGGATTATGATGTTTGTGACCGTCTGTACTTCGATGAACTATCATTTGAAAGAGTCCTTGATATTATCGAATTAGAGCAGCCTAAGGGCGTTGTGGTATCAGTAGGAGGTCAGATACCCAATAATCTCTCGATGCGCCTGCACAAAGCGGATGTGGAGGTTTTAGGAACGTCTCCTGAGAGTATCGATAGGGCGGAAAACAGAAAGACGTTTTCTGCAATGCTTGACGATTTGAAAATTGACCAACCTCGTTGGGAAGAATTGACAAGTATTAAGGCCATCCACAGTTTTATTGATGAAGTAGGATTCCCTGTTCTGATTCGTCCGAGTTATGTGCTTTCGGGAGCCGCTATGAATGTGGTATCCAATAAAAATGAACTGGAACACTTCTTGAATCTGGCCAAACAGGTATCCAAGCAATATCCAGTTGTGGTTAGCGAGTTTATTCAGCAAGCCAAAGAGATTGAGTTTGATGGTGTGGCTAAAGATGGTGAAGTTTTGATTGATGCTATTTCGGAACATGTTGAGTTTGCTGGGGTTCACTCAGGAGATGCCACTCTGGTATTCCCACCTCAAAAACTTTATTTCGAGACGATTCGTCGAATTAGAAAGATTGCAAAAGAAATTGCAAAATCGTTGAATATAACAGGACCATTTAATATGCAGCTTCTGGCAAAGGATAACGATATAAAAGTGATCGAATGTAATTTGAGAGCCAGTCGTAGTTTCCCATTTGTATCGAAAGTTATGGATTACAATTTTGTGGAATTAGCTATGAAAGCCATGCTGAATGGAACGATTCCAACACAAATGCCTTCTATGTTTGAATTGGAAAATATTGGGGTGAAAGCCTCACAATTCTCTTTCTCCAGACTATCAAAAGCGGATCCTGTTTTGGGTGTTGATATGGCTTCAACGGGTGAAGTGGGCTGTATTGGGCCAGATTATTACGATGCAATATTAAAGTCAATGCTTTCAGTGGGTTATAGGATCCCGAAGAAGGCCGTTCTGATTAGTAGTGGACCCATTCGCTCAAAGATTGAATTGCTTCAGAGTACGCTGATGTTACAAGATAAAGGTTATAAAATATACGGAACCAGAGGTACTGCAAAATTCCTTTCTGAGAACGATGTTGAGATAGAAGCTGTCGCCTGGCCGGATGAAAAGGGTGAGAAAACAGCCTTGGATTTAATCCGAAACAAAGAGGTTGATTTTGTTATTAATATTCCAAAGAATTTAAGTGAAGATGAGCTTTATAATGATTATCAAATCAGACGAGCCGCCATTGACTTGAATGTTCCTTTGGTGACCAATGCAAGATTAGCCAGTGCTTTTATTTATTCTTTCTGTAAAAAATCACGGGAGACATTGGATATCAATACCTATAGCCACTATTTATCCTAG
- a CDS encoding alpha/beta hydrolase — protein MALNFDYSNARGQYTFSTFESKVRSSVPYFVYLPPNWNPNGSYRLLLFLHGQGGDERTFSKYVSEDDLNQWFKSDMISDIVIAGVRGDEDRDLIQWFTPENEALLVPELNGEFIEYCRTNFKAGDNDKGVSLEGHSRGAGGALHYLFKYPQSFKSVIAMGYVSDYSLEKNKEMADLNRQALIDSGVNLYLEIGTEDRFVRNQNRKASFEMHDFLDKIKLPHSFEYLYGVEHGFDSFWHHHSDDNIQNGLRHLKRHCIGL, from the coding sequence ATGGCTTTAAACTTCGATTATTCCAATGCCAGAGGTCAATACACCTTTTCAACTTTTGAGAGTAAGGTCCGATCAAGCGTGCCTTACTTTGTTTACCTACCACCCAATTGGAATCCCAATGGAAGTTATCGATTGCTCTTATTTTTACATGGGCAAGGTGGTGATGAAAGAACTTTTTCAAAGTATGTTAGCGAAGATGACTTAAATCAATGGTTTAAGTCCGATATGATTTCTGATATTGTGATTGCAGGTGTTCGAGGAGATGAAGATCGGGATTTAATTCAATGGTTTACGCCTGAAAATGAAGCTTTACTTGTTCCGGAACTTAATGGGGAATTTATTGAGTATTGCAGAACAAATTTTAAAGCTGGGGATAATGATAAAGGCGTATCTCTGGAGGGGCATTCTCGTGGTGCCGGAGGAGCCCTGCATTATCTATTCAAATATCCGCAAAGTTTTAAATCTGTTATTGCTATGGGCTATGTTAGCGATTACAGCCTCGAGAAGAATAAAGAGATGGCTGATTTGAACCGGCAGGCTTTAATTGATTCAGGAGTGAACTTGTATCTTGAAATTGGAACTGAAGATCGTTTTGTCAGAAATCAGAACAGAAAGGCGTCTTTCGAGATGCATGATTTTCTGGATAAAATAAAACTACCCCACAGCTTTGAGTATCTGTATGGGGTAGAACATGGTTTTGACAGCTTTTGGCATCATCATTCTGATGATAATATTCAGAATGGTTTACGACATCTGAAAAGACATTGCATCGGTTTATAA
- a CDS encoding dipeptidase: MKKTFLLALMSFSIALQFTHAQGVLEQKNDPFFGESCTSIMVGKKATTDGSVITSHTCDGRYRTWLTIENAQKFDKKATHKVYKGTLKTETAWDQRNVKLVGEIDEAKSTFAYLNTAYPCLNEKQLAIGETTIVGPEELVNDKGMFLIEELERIALQRCTTARDAIKLIGKLIKKHGYGDWGECITIADKKEVWQLEIFGEGPDKIGGVWAAQRIPDDHVGISANISRIGKLDLKNDDYFMASDNVFDAAKRLKRWDGKKEFKFWEVYGGVEKPFNIREFFVLSHFAPSLNLDYDAKELPFSVKPEKKISVNDVMAMYRETYEGTKYDMTQNLKVIKKKYNDKKEVIGQDTVIAPNAHPWPTGNTRNLSNFLKEGTIEYQRTVAVSWCSYSFVTQLRDWLPDEVGGVAWFSFDNPGQSPRIPIYAGSTELPEAFNYCGQKRFRADAAIWAYRKANKLATVAWQTTREEMMADVAHFESKGLEDGAVLENKISKLIEAGQKDEARQLLNQYTRDFTGATMLRWKELENKYWGKFGLGF; this comes from the coding sequence ATGAAAAAAACATTTTTATTAGCCCTTATGAGCTTCAGTATTGCTCTGCAGTTTACTCATGCTCAAGGCGTATTAGAACAAAAAAACGATCCGTTTTTTGGAGAAAGCTGTACCAGTATCATGGTCGGAAAAAAAGCAACAACTGATGGTTCAGTTATCACCAGTCATACCTGCGACGGACGTTACCGCACCTGGTTGACCATAGAGAATGCACAAAAATTTGACAAAAAAGCCACTCATAAAGTCTACAAAGGGACTTTGAAAACTGAAACAGCCTGGGATCAAAGAAATGTCAAGCTTGTGGGTGAAATTGATGAAGCAAAATCGACTTTTGCCTACTTAAATACCGCTTACCCATGTCTTAACGAAAAACAACTCGCTATAGGAGAAACAACTATTGTAGGTCCTGAAGAGTTGGTTAACGATAAGGGTATGTTTCTGATCGAAGAATTGGAACGAATTGCCCTGCAACGTTGCACAACGGCTCGCGATGCGATTAAATTGATCGGTAAACTGATTAAAAAGCACGGTTATGGCGATTGGGGTGAATGTATCACCATTGCCGACAAGAAAGAAGTTTGGCAACTGGAGATCTTTGGTGAAGGTCCTGATAAAATTGGTGGCGTTTGGGCTGCACAGCGTATTCCTGATGACCACGTGGGTATTTCTGCGAATATTTCACGAATTGGGAAGTTAGATCTTAAGAATGATGACTATTTTATGGCTTCAGACAATGTCTTTGATGCAGCTAAACGTTTGAAACGTTGGGATGGCAAAAAGGAATTCAAATTCTGGGAAGTCTATGGTGGCGTTGAGAAACCTTTTAACATTCGTGAATTTTTCGTATTAAGTCACTTTGCTCCTTCGCTGAATCTTGATTATGACGCTAAAGAGTTGCCTTTTTCAGTGAAACCTGAAAAGAAAATCTCTGTGAATGACGTGATGGCCATGTACAGAGAAACCTATGAGGGTACAAAATACGACATGACTCAGAACCTTAAGGTGATCAAGAAAAAATACAATGACAAAAAAGAAGTGATTGGTCAGGATACGGTGATTGCTCCCAATGCACATCCGTGGCCAACCGGAAACACACGTAACTTAAGTAATTTCCTAAAAGAAGGAACAATTGAATACCAACGTACTGTTGCTGTATCATGGTGTTCATATTCGTTTGTAACACAATTGAGAGATTGGTTACCTGATGAAGTTGGCGGTGTAGCTTGGTTCTCATTTGACAATCCAGGTCAAAGTCCACGTATTCCTATTTACGCAGGAAGCACTGAATTACCTGAAGCATTCAATTACTGCGGACAAAAACGTTTCCGTGCTGATGCCGCTATTTGGGCTTACCGCAAGGCCAACAAATTGGCAACAGTTGCATGGCAAACCACACGTGAAGAAATGATGGCTGATGTTGCACACTTTGAAAGCAAAGGTCTTGAAGATGGTGCAGTGCTTGAAAATAAGATTTCTAAACTTATTGAGGCTGGTCAGAAAGATGAAGCTCGTCAGCTTCTGAATCAATACACCAGAGACTTCACCGGAGCCACAATGCTTCGATGGAAAGAATTAGAAAACAAGTACTGGGGAAAATTTGGCTTGGGATTCTAA
- a CDS encoding M28 family metallopeptidase produces MKRFRFYLILSLSLPLASFSQNYSNIDFARQIKAKELKKNIEILSSSRMEGRETGKKGQKLAANFIYNQFKNCGLTGIKKNTDSLNYFQSFNLSKLKLPSGKIRTERKIFSNYKDFIADPLQDSIALDLDVIFIGNEPIENFSEIDFSDKAVLFLTSNFYKAFRKVHHIWKHSAPRLILFNDPINNKVFNRFLNTKKRVRNQRFLLNDPIQDSVYLAGQTDLYKCLKEKLIIPISTQMTKKLTGLKTKELKEIANKQRHVNRTISSSIHFSLNKENDIIKTENVYALIEGSEKPNEYIVISAHYDHLGKHGENVFYGANDNASGTAAVIEIAKAFKQATREGLRPKRSILFVAFSGEEKGLLGSKFFVNHSPIALKSIKTNLNLDMLGRCDDKHSSTDYVYLLGTSHLQPKLKKMSDSLNTLYPKLILDYEYDQPHNPLYGASDQASFVQKGIPAIMYFNGLHQDYHTENDTADKLNNKNIERVAQLVFLTAWELANQL; encoded by the coding sequence ATGAAACGATTCAGATTTTACCTCATATTATCCTTGAGCCTTCCATTGGCTAGTTTTTCACAAAACTATTCTAATATTGACTTCGCCCGACAGATTAAGGCGAAAGAACTCAAAAAAAATATTGAGATATTGAGCTCGTCCAGAATGGAAGGTCGGGAAACCGGTAAAAAAGGCCAGAAACTTGCTGCAAACTTTATCTACAATCAATTTAAAAATTGCGGACTTACAGGGATTAAGAAAAACACGGATAGCTTAAACTATTTCCAAAGTTTTAACTTATCGAAACTCAAATTGCCATCAGGTAAAATACGGACCGAAAGAAAGATATTCTCTAATTATAAAGACTTTATTGCTGATCCCCTGCAGGATTCAATTGCATTAGATCTGGATGTTATTTTTATTGGTAATGAGCCCATAGAAAACTTTTCAGAAATTGATTTTTCTGACAAAGCCGTACTTTTTCTAACTTCAAATTTTTATAAAGCATTCCGCAAAGTCCATCACATATGGAAACACTCAGCTCCCAGACTAATTCTTTTTAATGATCCCATCAACAATAAAGTATTCAATCGGTTTTTGAATACAAAAAAACGTGTGCGAAATCAACGATTTCTACTAAATGACCCCATTCAGGACTCAGTTTATCTCGCTGGTCAAACTGATTTGTACAAATGCTTAAAAGAGAAACTCATTATTCCCATCTCAACGCAGATGACAAAAAAACTGACAGGACTGAAAACAAAAGAACTAAAAGAAATAGCGAATAAACAAAGACACGTTAACAGAACCATAAGCAGTTCAATTCATTTTAGCCTCAATAAAGAAAACGATATTATCAAAACAGAAAATGTGTATGCGCTGATTGAAGGCTCTGAAAAACCCAATGAGTACATTGTTATTTCTGCACATTACGACCATTTGGGGAAACATGGCGAAAATGTGTTCTATGGCGCAAATGATAATGCTTCGGGAACGGCAGCTGTAATTGAAATAGCTAAAGCCTTTAAACAAGCTACCCGCGAAGGATTGAGACCCAAGCGCAGCATTCTGTTTGTTGCCTTTTCAGGTGAAGAAAAAGGCTTGTTAGGCTCTAAGTTCTTTGTTAATCATTCACCCATTGCACTGAAATCGATTAAAACAAACCTAAACCTGGATATGCTAGGGCGTTGTGATGACAAACATTCATCAACTGACTATGTCTATCTTTTGGGAACATCTCATCTTCAACCTAAGTTGAAAAAAATGAGTGACAGTTTAAACACTTTATATCCCAAACTTATTCTCGATTACGAATACGACCAACCACATAATCCCCTTTACGGGGCTTCTGATCAAGCTTCATTTGTACAAAAAGGTATTCCAGCCATCATGTATTTTAACGGCTTGCATCAAGACTATCATACAGAAAATGACACGGCAGATAAATTAAACAATAAAAATATTGAGCGTGTTGCTCAACTCGTTTTTCTTACTGCCTGGGAGCTTGCAAATCAACTTTGA
- a CDS encoding DUF3592 domain-containing protein, which produces MKQFRYLFINLLIIMAPIYGNWDLISNGKRCQGTVVDIKEIKQQLFYETYPIITYKVGDKTYKIQGPENADYPIGKQLELIYAKDKPSAAIIYSVSGFLSQWYTILALVLLILWNAFYLSFLKGKPQYTRSSNTNKKKSLE; this is translated from the coding sequence ATGAAACAATTCCGCTACTTATTCATCAACCTTTTAATTATAATGGCACCCATTTATGGCAATTGGGATTTAATCAGTAATGGAAAACGCTGCCAGGGGACTGTGGTGGATATTAAAGAGATCAAGCAGCAGTTATTCTACGAAACGTATCCCATCATTACGTATAAAGTAGGGGATAAGACCTACAAAATACAAGGACCCGAGAATGCGGATTACCCCATTGGGAAACAGTTGGAGCTTATTTACGCCAAAGACAAACCCTCTGCAGCGATTATCTATTCGGTGTCTGGTTTTTTGAGTCAGTGGTACACTATTCTGGCTTTGGTACTCCTTATTTTATGGAATGCCTTTTATTTGAGCTTCCTGAAAGGGAAACCCCAATACACCCGTTCTTCTAATACAAATAAGAAGAAGTCATTAGAATAG
- a CDS encoding protein-L-isoaspartate(D-aspartate) O-methyltransferase translates to MNKYLLISFLILVSMFGQNGEAGAQKMNYKQLRHKMVKEQIAARGINDKNVIKAMQKVERHLFVPSQFRHLAYSDSPLPIGFGQTISQPYIVGIMTQLLDINPDSKVLEIGTGSGYQAAILGELCKEVYSIEIVEGLALKAKSTIESLNYDNLHLKWGDGYMGWEEHAPYDAIIVTCSPSKIPQPLIDQLGENGNLVIPIGAKNVKSLVLLKKIDGELVRKDVIPVRFVPMIDEKGREY, encoded by the coding sequence ATGAACAAATATCTATTAATAAGCTTCTTGATTTTGGTCAGTATGTTTGGACAAAATGGAGAGGCCGGAGCTCAAAAGATGAATTACAAGCAGTTGCGACATAAAATGGTGAAGGAACAAATTGCAGCTCGTGGCATTAACGATAAGAATGTCATTAAGGCCATGCAAAAGGTTGAGCGTCATTTATTTGTCCCGAGTCAATTTCGTCATTTAGCTTATTCAGATTCTCCACTTCCTATTGGCTTTGGACAAACCATATCTCAGCCCTATATTGTTGGTATCATGACCCAATTATTGGATATCAATCCTGACAGTAAGGTTTTAGAGATTGGAACCGGGTCGGGGTATCAGGCAGCTATCTTGGGTGAGTTGTGTAAAGAGGTGTATAGTATTGAAATTGTTGAAGGCCTGGCTCTAAAAGCAAAATCGACCATCGAATCATTAAATTATGATAACTTACATTTAAAATGGGGAGATGGTTATATGGGATGGGAGGAACATGCGCCATATGATGCAATTATTGTAACCTGTTCGCCAAGTAAGATTCCACAGCCTTTAATTGATCAATTGGGCGAAAATGGTAATCTGGTGATTCCAATTGGTGCCAAGAATGTAAAAAGTTTGGTTCTTTTGAAAAAAATAGATGGAGAACTTGTTCGGAAAGATGTGATTCCGGTTCGTTTTGTGCCTATGATTGATGAAAAGGGCAGAGAATATTAA